From Burkholderia pseudomultivorans, the proteins below share one genomic window:
- a CDS encoding IclR family transcriptional regulator, with the protein MREPASAPPDGAPADDARVLRALAVLEALASAGQPSTLSQLAARLHIPKATLLRLIESLETRGYVIHMPDSRGHDRGIALGPRAAQLALATLSNNAFTRGCRTVLRTLVDVLGETCNLTALDGDTVLYVERVETTEPLRLEMRPGMRVPLHCTASGKLFLSQMNALERNAMLARLTLKKMTYRTLTDAQLLAAELDRLAARGVGIDNEEFVRGMVAVAVPVKDATSGRVLAALAVHAPTARATLNDLLEAVPKMRETAARLAPLLHAADAAPPA; encoded by the coding sequence ATGCGCGAACCCGCCTCCGCGCCGCCCGACGGCGCGCCCGCCGACGACGCGCGCGTGCTGCGCGCGCTCGCGGTTCTCGAAGCGCTCGCGTCGGCCGGCCAGCCATCCACGCTGTCGCAGCTCGCCGCGCGGCTGCATATCCCGAAGGCGACCCTGCTGCGGCTGATCGAATCGCTGGAGACGCGCGGCTACGTGATCCACATGCCCGACTCGCGCGGCCACGACCGCGGGATCGCGCTCGGCCCGCGCGCCGCGCAGCTCGCGCTGGCGACTCTGTCGAACAACGCGTTCACGCGCGGCTGCCGGACGGTACTGCGCACGCTCGTCGACGTGCTCGGCGAGACCTGCAACCTCACCGCGCTCGACGGCGACACGGTGCTGTACGTCGAGCGCGTCGAGACCACCGAGCCGCTGCGGCTCGAAATGCGGCCCGGCATGCGCGTGCCGCTGCACTGCACCGCGAGCGGCAAGCTGTTCCTGTCGCAGATGAACGCGCTCGAACGCAACGCGATGCTCGCGCGCCTCACGCTGAAGAAGATGACCTACCGGACGCTGACCGATGCGCAGCTGCTCGCGGCCGAGCTCGACCGGCTCGCGGCGCGCGGCGTCGGCATCGACAACGAGGAGTTCGTGCGCGGGATGGTGGCCGTGGCCGTCCCGGTGAAGGACGCGACGAGCGGACGCGTGCTCGCGGCGCTCGCCGTGCACGCGCCGACCGCGCGCGCGACGCTCAACGATCTGCTGGAAGCCGTGCCGAAGATGCGCGAGACGGCCGCGCGGCTCGCGCCGCTGCTGCATGCGGCCGACGCCGCGCCGCCGGCCTGA
- a CDS encoding molybdopterin oxidoreductase family protein yields the protein MEQRARARDERAEIKTTTCYMCACRCGIRVHLRDGEVRYIDGNPEHPLNQGVICAKGSSGIMKQYSPARLTQPLMRKPGAERGDAQFEPVSWDRAFEVLEKRLAHLRATDPKRFALFTGRDQMQALTGLFAKQFGTPNYAAHGGFCSANMAAGMIYTIGGSFWEFGGPDLDNAKLFFMIGTAEDHHSNPLKIALGKFKRAGGRFIAINPVRTGYAAIADEWIPIRPGTDCALFMALMHELIARDAFDREFVARFTNAAELVDLREDADTFGLFVRDAGAPEINALYPQNRMWWDVATNRAVLHHTDGAEPALDGRYTLDDGTPVAPSFALLREQVADCTPEWAAGITGIAADTIRRLAREMETVAREQAIELPVRWTDSWGKEHASVKGVPIAFHAMRGLAAHSNGFQTIRALAVLMSLLGTIDRPGGFRHKAPYPRAVPPSAKPPNDPDQVRPNTPLATGPLGWPAGPEDLFVHPDGSPARLDKAFSWEYPLAVHGLMHSVITNAWRGDPYPIDTLLIFMANMAWNSSMNTTEVRRMLVDKRDDGEYRIPFLVVCDAFASEMTAFADLILPDTTYLERHDVMSVLDRPISEFDGPVDSVRVPVVPPAGECKPFQEVLIELASRLKFPAFTTPDGQRKYRDYPDFVVNFQTAPDSGTGFLIGWRGKHGDKAVVGEPNPDQWQRYAENNCVYHHRLPESLQYMRNCNGPYMQWAVDNGMRKFGVPIVIQLYSDVMQKFRLAAQGRTSGRQPPEHLRERIARHFDPLPFWYPSLESGLTDADRYPLAAITQRPMAMYHSWDSQNAWLRQIHGENHLFVNPATAAAQRIDDGAWIYVESPWGKVRCRARYSEAVEPGTVWTWNAIGKAAGAWNLGPQAGESQRGFLLNHVITDELPDPTRAGARLSNSDPVTGQAGWYDVRVRIYPAEADAATTLPQFAPMPALPGSTRVLQRVQAYFAGTGAFAARLRRGAASGPQSDDR from the coding sequence ATGGAGCAGCGTGCGCGCGCCCGCGACGAGCGGGCCGAGATCAAGACCACGACGTGCTACATGTGCGCATGCCGCTGCGGCATCCGCGTGCACCTGCGCGACGGCGAAGTCCGCTACATCGACGGCAATCCCGAGCATCCGCTGAACCAGGGCGTGATCTGCGCGAAAGGTTCGTCGGGGATCATGAAGCAGTATTCGCCTGCGCGGCTCACGCAGCCGCTGATGCGCAAGCCGGGCGCGGAGCGCGGCGACGCGCAGTTCGAGCCCGTGTCGTGGGACCGTGCGTTCGAGGTGCTCGAAAAGCGCCTCGCGCACCTGCGCGCGACCGATCCGAAGCGCTTCGCGCTGTTTACGGGCCGCGACCAGATGCAGGCGCTCACCGGCCTGTTCGCGAAGCAGTTCGGCACGCCGAACTATGCGGCGCACGGCGGCTTCTGCTCGGCGAACATGGCGGCCGGGATGATCTACACGATCGGCGGCTCGTTCTGGGAGTTCGGCGGCCCCGACCTCGACAACGCGAAGCTGTTCTTCATGATCGGCACGGCCGAGGATCACCATTCGAATCCGCTGAAGATCGCGCTCGGCAAGTTCAAGCGCGCGGGCGGCCGCTTCATCGCGATCAACCCGGTGCGCACCGGCTATGCGGCGATCGCCGACGAATGGATCCCGATTCGCCCCGGCACCGACTGCGCGCTGTTCATGGCGCTGATGCACGAGCTGATCGCGCGCGACGCATTCGACCGCGAGTTCGTCGCGCGCTTCACGAACGCCGCCGAGCTGGTTGACCTGCGCGAAGACGCCGACACGTTCGGGCTGTTCGTGCGCGATGCCGGCGCGCCGGAGATCAACGCGCTGTATCCGCAGAACCGCATGTGGTGGGATGTCGCGACGAACCGCGCGGTGCTGCACCACACCGACGGCGCGGAGCCCGCGCTCGACGGTCGCTACACGCTCGACGACGGCACGCCGGTTGCGCCGTCCTTTGCGCTGCTGCGCGAGCAGGTGGCCGATTGCACACCCGAGTGGGCCGCCGGCATCACCGGCATCGCGGCCGACACGATCCGCCGTCTTGCGCGCGAGATGGAGACGGTCGCGCGCGAGCAGGCGATCGAACTGCCGGTGCGCTGGACCGATTCGTGGGGCAAGGAGCACGCGTCGGTGAAGGGCGTGCCGATCGCGTTTCATGCGATGCGCGGGCTGGCCGCGCATTCGAACGGGTTCCAGACGATCCGCGCGCTGGCCGTGCTGATGTCGCTGCTCGGCACGATCGACCGGCCCGGCGGGTTCCGGCACAAGGCGCCGTATCCGCGCGCGGTGCCGCCGTCGGCGAAACCGCCGAACGATCCGGACCAGGTGCGGCCGAACACGCCGCTCGCGACCGGCCCGCTCGGCTGGCCGGCCGGCCCCGAGGATCTGTTCGTCCATCCGGACGGTTCGCCCGCGCGGCTCGACAAGGCGTTCTCGTGGGAATACCCGCTCGCGGTGCACGGGCTCATGCATTCGGTGATCACCAATGCGTGGCGCGGCGATCCGTATCCGATCGACACGCTGCTGATCTTCATGGCCAACATGGCGTGGAATTCGTCGATGAACACGACGGAAGTGCGCAGGATGCTGGTCGACAAGCGCGACGACGGCGAGTACCGGATTCCGTTCCTCGTCGTATGCGATGCGTTCGCATCGGAGATGACCGCGTTCGCGGACCTGATCCTGCCCGACACGACCTACCTCGAACGGCACGACGTGATGTCGGTGCTCGACCGGCCGATCTCCGAATTCGACGGGCCGGTCGACTCGGTGCGCGTGCCCGTCGTGCCGCCGGCCGGCGAGTGCAAGCCGTTCCAGGAAGTGCTGATCGAACTCGCGAGCCGGCTGAAGTTTCCCGCGTTCACGACCCCGGACGGGCAGCGCAAGTATCGCGACTATCCGGACTTCGTCGTCAACTTCCAGACCGCGCCCGATTCGGGCACCGGCTTCCTGATCGGCTGGCGCGGCAAGCACGGCGACAAGGCCGTGGTCGGCGAGCCGAACCCCGACCAGTGGCAGCGCTATGCCGAGAACAACTGCGTGTATCACCACCGGCTGCCGGAGTCGCTGCAATACATGCGCAACTGCAACGGGCCCTACATGCAATGGGCGGTCGACAACGGCATGCGCAAGTTCGGCGTGCCGATCGTGATCCAGCTCTATTCGGACGTGATGCAGAAATTCCGGCTCGCCGCGCAGGGCCGCACGTCGGGCCGCCAGCCGCCCGAGCATCTGCGCGAGCGCATCGCGCGTCATTTCGATCCGCTGCCGTTCTGGTATCCGTCGCTCGAAAGCGGGCTGACCGACGCGGACCGCTATCCGCTCGCGGCGATCACGCAGCGACCGATGGCGATGTACCACTCGTGGGATTCGCAGAACGCGTGGCTGCGGCAGATCCACGGCGAGAACCATCTGTTCGTGAATCCGGCGACGGCGGCCGCGCAGCGGATCGACGACGGCGCCTGGATCTACGTCGAATCGCCGTGGGGCAAGGTGCGCTGCCGTGCGCGCTACAGCGAGGCCGTCGAGCCCGGCACCGTGTGGACGTGGAACGCGATCGGCAAGGCGGCCGGTGCGTGGAACCTCGGCCCGCAGGCGGGCGAGTCGCAGCGCGGCTTCCTGCTCAATCACGTGATCACCGACGAATTGCCCGACCCGACACGCGCGGGCGCGCGGCTGTCGAACTCCGATCCGGTGACGGGGCAGGCCGGCTGGTACGACGTGCGGGTGCGGATCTACCCGGCCGAGGCCGACGCCGCGACGACGCTGCCGCAGTTCGCGCCGATGCCGGCGCTGCCCGGCTCGACGCGCGTGCTGCAGCGCGTGCAGGCGTATTTCGCGGGCACCGGCGCGTTCGCCGCGCGGCTGCGTCGCGGCGCCGCGTCGGGCCCGCAGTCGGACGACCGTTAA
- a CDS encoding amino acid permease, with amino-acid sequence MQPSKTQSDLKCGLKQRHMTMIALGGVIGAGLFVGSGVVIQQTGPAAILSFLITGGLVVLVMRMLGEMACAMPAVGSFYEYARLAFGNWRGPGKMAGFLTGWMYWYFWVIVVALEAVAGAKLIQFWLPDVPAWIISLALLVVLTLTNLISVGSYGEFEFWFSSIKVAAIIVFLFLGGLYVLGLWPSSMHTTAVLPTLLGHGGFMPLGIGPVMSGAVAATGFYFGAEIVTIAAAEAREPAKAVAKATNSVITRVLVFYVGSVALVVALVPWNSPQMSTPYVSALEVMGLPAAANVMNAIVLTAVLSALNSGLYAASRMLFALTRHGDAPAALAKVNKRGVPVRAILLGTVFGYVSVVMSYVSPDTVFAFLVNSYGTVAIFVYVLIAFSQLRLRRRLDAAATAKLRVRMWAYPYLTWVAIGGMISILVAMAFIPDQRKPLWLGVASLAVLLVAYGLTRRGRREHLDESDLLAYPPR; translated from the coding sequence ATGCAACCCTCGAAGACCCAGAGTGACCTGAAATGTGGGCTCAAGCAGCGCCACATGACGATGATCGCGCTCGGCGGCGTGATCGGTGCCGGACTGTTCGTCGGCAGCGGCGTGGTGATTCAGCAGACCGGGCCGGCCGCGATCCTGTCGTTCCTGATCACGGGCGGGCTGGTCGTGCTCGTGATGCGGATGCTCGGCGAGATGGCCTGCGCGATGCCGGCCGTCGGTTCGTTCTACGAATATGCGCGGCTCGCGTTCGGCAACTGGCGCGGACCGGGCAAGATGGCAGGCTTCCTGACCGGCTGGATGTACTGGTATTTCTGGGTGATCGTGGTCGCGCTCGAAGCGGTCGCGGGCGCGAAGCTGATCCAGTTCTGGCTGCCCGACGTGCCAGCATGGATCATCAGCCTCGCGCTGCTGGTCGTGCTGACGCTGACGAACCTGATCTCGGTCGGCAGCTACGGCGAGTTCGAGTTCTGGTTCTCGTCGATCAAGGTTGCCGCGATCATCGTGTTCCTGTTCCTCGGCGGCCTCTACGTGCTCGGCCTGTGGCCGTCGTCGATGCATACCACGGCGGTGCTGCCGACGCTGCTCGGCCACGGCGGCTTCATGCCGCTCGGGATCGGACCGGTGATGAGCGGGGCGGTTGCGGCGACCGGCTTCTACTTCGGCGCCGAGATCGTCACGATCGCGGCGGCCGAGGCGCGCGAGCCGGCGAAGGCCGTTGCGAAGGCAACCAACTCGGTGATCACGCGCGTGCTGGTGTTCTACGTCGGCTCGGTCGCGCTCGTCGTCGCGCTGGTGCCGTGGAATTCGCCGCAGATGTCCACGCCGTACGTCAGCGCGCTCGAGGTGATGGGCCTGCCCGCCGCGGCCAACGTGATGAACGCGATCGTGCTGACCGCGGTGCTGTCCGCGCTGAACTCGGGGCTGTACGCGGCGTCGCGGATGCTGTTCGCGCTGACGCGCCACGGCGACGCGCCGGCCGCGCTCGCGAAGGTCAACAAGCGCGGCGTGCCGGTGCGCGCGATCCTGCTCGGCACCGTGTTCGGCTACGTGTCGGTCGTGATGTCCTACGTGTCGCCCGATACGGTGTTCGCGTTCCTCGTCAATTCGTACGGCACCGTCGCGATCTTCGTGTACGTGCTGATCGCGTTCTCGCAGCTGCGCCTGCGCCGGCGTCTCGATGCGGCCGCGACCGCGAAGCTGCGCGTCAGGATGTGGGCTTATCCGTACCTGACCTGGGTCGCGATCGGCGGCATGATCAGCATCCTCGTCGCGATGGCGTTCATTCCCGACCAGCGCAAGCCGCTGTGGCTCGGCGTCGCGAGCCTCGCCGTGCTGCTCGTCGCCTACGGACTGACCCGCCGCGGTCGTCGCGAACATCTCGACGAAAGCGACCTGCTCGCGTATCCGCCGCGGTAA
- a CDS encoding GMC family oxidoreductase, producing MTRSFDYVVVGAGSAGCVLANRLSDGGRHTVCLLEAGPPDRYMWIHVPIGYGKTMFHPVYNWGFHTDPDPNMHNRRLYWPRGRTLGGCSSINGLIYVRGQQQDYDHWAALGNRGWSWRECLPYFRRLEHNTLGDGPTRGTGGPLWASTIRQRHELVDAFVAASNRLGVRTVDDFNTGDQEGVGYYQLTTRNGLRCSTAVAYLKPARGRPNLHVETDAQALKVLFDGTQASGVRYVRHGELHEVRARREVVLAAGALQSPQLLQVSGVGPAALLNRHGIAVVADRAGVGENLQDHLQIRLIYEVTKPITTNDALHSWVGRAKMGLQWALLRSGPLAVGINQGGMFCRALPEESATPDIQFHFSTLSADSAGGSVHAFPGCTYSICQLRPESRGSVRIRSDDARDAPSIQPNYLDTERDRRTTVAGVRFARRVAATEPMASLMKREVRPGADAQTDDELLEFCREYGQTIFHPSGTAKMGVASDPLAVVDERLRVYGTRGLRVVDCSIMPTLVSGNTNVPIVMVAEKASDMILEDAREADRGCSVVPAAVAVA from the coding sequence ATGACACGCAGCTTCGACTATGTCGTGGTCGGCGCGGGCTCGGCCGGTTGCGTCCTCGCCAATCGCTTGTCCGACGGCGGCCGCCATACGGTGTGCCTGCTGGAGGCCGGCCCGCCCGATCGTTACATGTGGATTCACGTGCCGATCGGCTATGGCAAGACGATGTTCCACCCGGTGTACAACTGGGGCTTCCATACCGATCCCGATCCGAACATGCACAACCGCCGGCTGTACTGGCCGCGCGGCCGCACGCTCGGCGGCTGCAGCTCGATCAACGGGCTGATCTACGTGCGCGGCCAGCAGCAGGACTACGATCACTGGGCCGCGCTCGGCAATCGCGGCTGGAGCTGGCGCGAATGCCTGCCGTATTTCCGGCGGCTCGAACACAACACGCTCGGCGACGGGCCGACGCGCGGCACCGGCGGCCCGCTGTGGGCGTCGACGATCCGCCAGCGTCACGAACTCGTCGACGCGTTCGTTGCGGCGTCGAACCGGCTCGGCGTGCGCACCGTCGACGATTTCAACACCGGCGATCAGGAAGGCGTCGGCTACTACCAGCTGACGACGCGCAACGGGCTGCGCTGCTCGACCGCGGTCGCCTATCTGAAGCCCGCGCGCGGCCGGCCGAACCTGCACGTCGAAACCGATGCACAGGCGCTGAAGGTGCTGTTCGACGGCACGCAGGCGAGCGGCGTGCGCTATGTGCGGCACGGCGAGCTCCACGAGGTGCGGGCGCGGCGCGAAGTGGTGCTGGCGGCCGGCGCGCTGCAGTCGCCGCAACTGCTGCAGGTGTCGGGGGTCGGGCCGGCCGCGCTGCTGAACCGGCACGGGATTGCGGTCGTCGCCGATCGGGCGGGCGTCGGCGAGAACCTGCAGGATCATCTGCAGATTCGCCTGATCTATGAAGTGACGAAGCCGATCACGACCAACGACGCGCTGCATTCGTGGGTCGGCCGCGCGAAGATGGGGCTGCAGTGGGCGCTGCTGCGCAGCGGCCCGCTCGCGGTCGGCATCAACCAGGGCGGGATGTTCTGCCGCGCGCTGCCGGAGGAATCGGCGACGCCCGACATCCAGTTCCATTTCTCGACGCTGTCGGCCGATTCGGCGGGCGGCAGCGTGCATGCGTTTCCCGGCTGCACGTATTCGATCTGCCAGTTGCGGCCCGAGTCGCGCGGCAGCGTGCGGATCCGCAGCGACGACGCGCGCGACGCGCCGTCGATCCAGCCGAACTATCTCGATACCGAACGCGATCGCCGCACGACGGTGGCGGGCGTGCGCTTCGCGCGGCGCGTCGCGGCGACCGAGCCGATGGCGTCGCTGATGAAGCGCGAGGTGCGGCCCGGCGCCGATGCGCAGACCGACGACGAACTGCTCGAATTCTGCCGCGAATACGGACAGACGATCTTCCATCCGTCCGGCACCGCGAAGATGGGCGTCGCGAGCGATCCGCTCGCGGTGGTCGACGAGCGTCTGCGCGTGTACGGCACGCGCGGGCTGCGCGTGGTCGACTGCTCGATCATGCCGACGCTCGTGTCGGGCAATACCAACGTGCCGATCGTGATGGTCGCCGAGAAGGCGTCCGACATGATCCTCGAGGACGCGCGCGAGGCCGATCGCGGCTGCAGCGTCGTGCCGGCCGCCGTCGCCGTGGCGTAG
- a CDS encoding DUF2891 domain-containing protein gives MTDRLTPELASKFASLALAHLTREYPNKLTHALAGPQDVQGPRALHPIFYGSYDWHSCVHGYWLVLRVLERYPMLPEAERIAAVVDAHFTDANVAGERAYLALPHNSGFERPYGWAWLLALSAQLERLARKGVLPQAARWAKTMTPLTELFVSRFETFLPKATYPLRVGTHFNTAFALALTLEFARDTQRDGLAALIVDTAKRWHLNDAGCQAWEPSGDEFLSPALMEAELMRRVLPAAEFDGWFARFLPDLARREPATLFEPATVSDRSDGKIAHLDGLNLSRAWCQRSLAAALPDGDARRAALLDAADRHLASALAHVAGDYMGEHWLATFALLALDA, from the coding sequence ATGACCGACCGACTCACGCCCGAACTCGCCTCGAAATTCGCGTCGCTCGCGCTCGCGCACCTGACCCGCGAGTATCCGAACAAGCTCACGCACGCGCTCGCAGGGCCGCAGGACGTGCAGGGCCCGCGCGCGCTGCATCCGATCTTCTACGGCAGCTACGACTGGCATTCGTGCGTGCACGGCTACTGGCTCGTGCTGCGCGTGCTCGAACGCTATCCGATGCTGCCGGAGGCCGAGCGCATCGCCGCCGTCGTCGATGCGCATTTCACCGACGCGAACGTCGCGGGAGAGCGCGCGTATCTCGCGCTGCCGCACAACAGCGGCTTCGAGCGGCCGTACGGCTGGGCGTGGCTGCTCGCGCTGTCCGCGCAGCTCGAGCGGCTCGCGCGCAAGGGCGTGCTGCCGCAGGCCGCGCGCTGGGCGAAGACGATGACGCCGCTCACCGAGCTGTTCGTGTCGCGCTTCGAAACCTTCCTGCCGAAGGCGACCTATCCGCTGCGCGTCGGCACGCATTTCAACACTGCATTCGCGCTGGCGCTGACGCTCGAATTCGCGCGCGATACGCAGCGCGACGGGCTGGCCGCGCTGATCGTCGACACCGCGAAGCGCTGGCACCTGAACGACGCCGGATGCCAGGCGTGGGAGCCGTCGGGCGACGAGTTCCTGTCGCCCGCGCTGATGGAGGCCGAACTGATGCGCCGCGTGCTGCCGGCGGCCGAATTCGACGGCTGGTTCGCGCGCTTCCTGCCCGATCTCGCGCGGCGCGAACCCGCGACGCTGTTCGAGCCCGCGACGGTCAGCGACCGCAGCGACGGCAAGATCGCGCACCTCGACGGGCTGAACCTGAGCCGCGCGTGGTGCCAGCGCTCGCTCGCCGCTGCGCTGCCGGACGGCGACGCGCGGCGCGCGGCGCTGCTCGACGCGGCCGACCGCCATCTCGCGAGCGCGCTCGCGCACGTGGCCGGCGACTACATGGGCGAGCACTGGCTCGCGACGTTCGCGCTGCTCGCGCTCGACGCATAG
- a CDS encoding NAD(P)/FAD-dependent oxidoreductase, with protein MSTSTIERAASGFATGRQNDTRYDPTYDPLVSPGPGCGKQYAPTYWVATAGSPPPDDGPVTGDMDVDVAIIGAGYTGLATALCLARDHGIKAVVLEANRTSWGCSSRNGGQGQNASGRLSRSQWIERWGKDVALKMHDEILEGFEHFKSLVAEIDCDPQPGGHFLIAHRPRIMAKLAAEAKVWKDVFGYPSELLSAETFRREFIDDHEAAGALHEPEGIGIHALKLAFGYLRLARAAGAKVHTSSPVLGFETIDGVHHLRTPGGIVRARAVGIATGAYTAQTLHPSLRSKVMPILSNSMVTRPLTDAEIAACNFRTTQVLTDTRTLRFYYRFLPDRRLQIGSRSAITGDDAPNPRHLELLKEGMARKFPALRGVQIDYSWWGWVDVSHDMMPRVAQPDPRQSVFYALGYGGNGVSYSQQAGRRLAERIAGKGAHQTLPIFTSPLPGHPFAPFRRLGQRMLYVSYFRRDEKP; from the coding sequence ATGTCCACCAGCACCATCGAACGCGCCGCGAGCGGCTTCGCGACGGGCCGCCAGAACGATACGCGCTACGACCCGACCTACGATCCGCTCGTGTCGCCCGGCCCCGGCTGCGGCAAGCAGTACGCGCCGACCTACTGGGTCGCGACGGCCGGCAGCCCGCCGCCCGACGACGGCCCCGTCACCGGCGACATGGACGTCGACGTCGCGATCATCGGCGCCGGTTACACGGGTCTCGCGACCGCGCTGTGCCTCGCCCGCGACCACGGGATCAAGGCCGTCGTGCTTGAAGCGAACCGCACCAGCTGGGGCTGCAGCAGCCGCAACGGCGGGCAGGGCCAGAACGCGTCGGGCCGGCTGTCGCGCTCGCAGTGGATCGAGCGCTGGGGCAAGGACGTCGCGCTGAAGATGCACGACGAGATCCTCGAAGGCTTCGAGCACTTCAAGTCGCTGGTCGCGGAAATCGACTGCGACCCGCAGCCGGGCGGCCACTTCCTGATCGCGCATCGTCCGCGCATCATGGCGAAGCTCGCGGCCGAGGCGAAAGTGTGGAAGGATGTATTCGGCTACCCGTCCGAACTGCTGAGCGCGGAGACGTTCCGTCGCGAATTCATCGACGATCACGAGGCGGCCGGCGCGCTGCACGAGCCGGAAGGCATCGGCATCCATGCGCTGAAGCTCGCGTTCGGCTACCTGCGCCTCGCGCGCGCGGCCGGCGCGAAGGTGCATACGAGCAGCCCCGTGCTCGGCTTCGAGACGATCGACGGCGTGCACCATCTGCGCACGCCCGGCGGCATCGTGCGGGCCCGCGCGGTCGGCATCGCGACCGGCGCGTACACCGCGCAGACGCTGCATCCGTCGCTGCGCAGCAAGGTGATGCCGATCCTGTCGAACTCGATGGTCACGCGGCCGCTGACGGACGCCGAGATCGCCGCGTGCAACTTCCGCACGACGCAGGTGCTGACCGACACGCGCACGCTGCGCTTCTACTACCGGTTCCTGCCCGACCGCCGTCTGCAGATCGGCAGCCGCAGCGCGATCACCGGCGACGACGCGCCGAACCCGCGCCATCTCGAGCTGCTGAAGGAGGGGATGGCCCGCAAGTTTCCCGCGCTGCGCGGCGTGCAGATCGACTATTCGTGGTGGGGCTGGGTCGATGTCAGCCACGACATGATGCCGCGCGTCGCGCAGCCCGATCCGCGACAGTCGGTGTTCTACGCGCTCGGCTACGGCGGCAACGGCGTGTCGTACTCGCAGCAGGCCGGCCGCCGGCTCGCCGAGCGGATCGCCGGCAAGGGCGCGCACCAGACGCTGCCGATCTTTACGTCGCCGCTGCCCGGCCATCCGTTCGCGCCGTTCCGGCGCCTCGGGCAGCGCATGCTCTACGTGTCGTACTTCAGGCGCGACGAAAAGCCCTGA
- a CDS encoding MFS transporter: MAIDSRVVRRVAAASVIGATVEWYDFFLYGVVAGIVFDKQYFPAGDPFVSTMLAYATFAVGFVTRPLGGLLFGHLGDRVGRKSALILTMLIMGVSTAGVAFLPTYAQIGLWAPVLLLTLRVLQGIGLGGEWGGAVLMAYEYAPPHRRGLYASLPQIGLAIGLCLAAGVVAALSRGLPDAAFLAWGWRVAFAASLLLVAIGFYIRTRVADTPEFVALKRQRRDTKLPVVELLGNYRRAILLGMGARYIDGVFFNVFAVFSIGYMTRNLSISRGDALLGVMSAAVVMCAFIPVFGSLSDRLGRARVYRWGATLCGLSVLPAFWLLQTQSSNLLAVWLALVIPFGIFYAMAYGPEAALFAELFDANVRYTGISFVYQVSGIFASGLTPIVATALLRANGGAPWLVGVYVMLSALLSIVSARAIEKRGGVDGVAVRAT, from the coding sequence ATGGCAATCGATTCCCGAGTCGTCCGTCGCGTGGCCGCGGCCAGCGTGATCGGTGCGACGGTCGAGTGGTACGACTTTTTCCTGTACGGCGTGGTGGCCGGCATCGTGTTCGACAAGCAGTACTTCCCGGCCGGCGATCCGTTCGTGTCGACGATGCTCGCGTATGCAACCTTCGCGGTCGGCTTCGTCACGCGCCCGCTCGGCGGCCTGCTGTTCGGGCATCTCGGCGACCGCGTCGGGCGCAAGTCCGCGCTGATCCTGACGATGCTGATCATGGGCGTGTCGACGGCCGGCGTCGCGTTCCTGCCGACCTACGCGCAGATCGGCCTGTGGGCGCCCGTGCTGCTGCTGACGCTGCGCGTGCTGCAGGGCATCGGCCTCGGCGGCGAGTGGGGCGGCGCGGTGCTGATGGCATACGAATACGCGCCGCCGCACCGGCGCGGGCTGTATGCGAGCCTGCCGCAGATCGGCCTCGCGATCGGGCTGTGCCTGGCAGCCGGCGTGGTGGCGGCGCTGTCGCGCGGCCTGCCGGACGCCGCATTCCTCGCATGGGGCTGGCGCGTCGCGTTCGCGGCGTCGCTGCTGCTGGTCGCGATCGGCTTCTATATCCGCACGCGCGTGGCCGACACGCCCGAGTTCGTCGCGCTCAAGCGCCAGCGGCGCGACACGAAGCTGCCGGTCGTCGAGCTGCTCGGCAACTACCGGCGCGCGATCCTGCTCGGCATGGGCGCGCGCTATATCGACGGCGTGTTCTTCAACGTGTTCGCGGTGTTCTCGATCGGCTACATGACGCGCAACCTGTCGATCTCGCGCGGCGACGCGCTGCTCGGCGTGATGAGCGCGGCGGTCGTGATGTGCGCGTTCATCCCCGTGTTCGGCAGCCTGTCCGACCGGCTCGGCCGTGCGCGCGTGTATCGGTGGGGCGCGACGCTGTGCGGGCTGTCGGTGCTGCCCGCGTTCTGGCTGCTGCAGACGCAGTCGTCGAACCTGCTCGCGGTGTGGCTCGCGCTCGTGATTCCGTTCGGCATCTTCTACGCGATGGCGTACGGCCCCGAGGCCGCGCTGTTCGCGGAGCTGTTCGACGCAAACGTCCGCTATACGGGCATCTCGTTCGTCTACCAGGTGTCGGGCATCTTCGCGAGCGGCCTCACGCCGATCGTCGCGACCGCGCTGCTGCGCGCGAACGGCGGCGCGCCCTGGCTGGTCGGGGTTTACGTGATGTTGTCTGCACTCCTGTCGATCGTGTCCGCGCGGGCGATCGAGAAGCGCGGCGGGGTCGACGGCGTGGCGGTGCGCGCGACGTGA